The region CATTGGCGGCAACGATTTGTTTCAAGGTGGGGAAGCGCTTCGATTGAACATGAAACAGCTCGATGAGGCGAAGCGCCGGTATGTGGCGAACCTCGACCGCATTTTCGCCGCGCTGCGCCGCTTCAACAGCGAGGCGGTCATTTTTGCGATCGGTTTGTACAACCCGTTCAGCGATTTAGACGATGCCAAACGGACGTCGGCGGTTGTGCGCGATTGGAATTTTGCATCAGCGGAAGTGGCGGCCCGCTATCCCAACATTGTCGCGGTGCCGACGTTTGATTTGTTTGCCCTCCATGTCAACGACTATTTGTACAGCGACCACTTCCATCCGAATGAAGAAGGATATAAGCGGATTGGCGAGCGCGTCGCCTCGCTCATCACGTTGACGGAGGAGGACAAGCGATGACCAAACGGGTGACGTTGACGGTCAAAGAGCTGCGAAAAACGATTCGCGGCAAGGAAATTATTAAAGGCATTTCGTTTGAGCTGCATGAGGGGGAAGTGTTCGGCTTTTTAGGGCCGAACGGCGCGGGAAAAACGACGACGATCCGCATGCTCGTCGGGCTCATTCGACCGACGTCGGGGACGGTGGCGATTTGCGGGTATGATCTTCACCGCCAGTTTACCGACGCGATTCGCCAGATCGGCTGCATCGTCGAAAACCCAGAAATGTATCCGTATTTAACAGGCTGGGAAAACCTTGAACATTTCTCCCGCATGATGCCGGGAATTGGTGCAGATCGGATCGTGGAAGTGGCGAAGCTCGTCGGCCTTGAACAGCGCATTCATGACCGGGTGAGCACGTATTCGCTCGGCATGCGGCAGCGGCTCGGCATCGCTCAGGCGCTGCTTGGAAAGCCGAAGGTGCTCATTTTGGACGAGCCGACCAACGGCCTTGACCCGGCCGGCATTCGCGAGATGCGCGCCTTCATTCGCTTTTTGGCGGAAACGGAAGGGTTGAGCGTCCTTGTTTCATCGCATTTGTTAAGTGAAATTCAATTAATGTGCGACCGCGTGGCCATTATGGCGAAAGGGCGGCTCTTGGCCGTGGACACGGTTGAGCGGCTGTTAAACCAACAGGCGCGCGTCGTCTGGAAAGCCGCTCCGATCGATCGGGCGCGGGCGCTCTTGGCTGAGGAAACCGAGGTGCTGCGCGCCGATGAAGAGACGATCGTCACGCCATATGAGCCGTCGAGACTAGCTGCTTGGAACGCCAGGCTTGTCCAAGCCGGCGTCTCGGTTTCGGAAATTGAACCGCGGCTGCCGACGCTCGAAGACTTGTTTATCGAGCTGACAGGGGGCGAAACGATTGAGTAAGCTCGTGTATAATGAAATGTTGAAAATCGTCCGCAAAAAGCGGCTATGGGTGATCACAGCCATCATTGCGGTGCTTGTTGCCTTGTTTACATACGCCCAATACCGCGAGACGGAAGAGCTGAGAAAACGGATCGGCACGGCCGATTGGCGGACGCAGCTGCAGCAGCAAATCGTCGATTTGCAAAACCGTCTCCAGTCGCCGAGCATGTCGGAAGAATGGCGGAAGTATTTGCAAATCCGCCTCAAGCAGCAGCAGTACTACTTAGAACACAACATTAACCCGTCTGCCCCAGGGGCGCCGACGTTTATGCGTACGTTTATCGAAAACGCCATCGACTTGTTTTTGCCGCTGTTAGTGATGGTCGTGGCTGCCGATTTAGTGTCGTCCGAGGCAAGCGCCGGAACGATCAAGCTGCTTCTTGTCCGGCCGGTGAAGAGATGGAGAATTTTGTTAGGTAAGTATATCGCCTTGCTTTTATCGGTATCGCTCATTATG is a window of Geobacillus kaustophilus DNA encoding:
- a CDS encoding ABC transporter ATP-binding protein → MTKRVTLTVKELRKTIRGKEIIKGISFELHEGEVFGFLGPNGAGKTTTIRMLVGLIRPTSGTVAICGYDLHRQFTDAIRQIGCIVENPEMYPYLTGWENLEHFSRMMPGIGADRIVEVAKLVGLEQRIHDRVSTYSLGMRQRLGIAQALLGKPKVLILDEPTNGLDPAGIREMRAFIRFLAETEGLSVLVSSHLLSEIQLMCDRVAIMAKGRLLAVDTVERLLNQQARVVWKAAPIDRARALLAEETEVLRADEETIVTPYEPSRLAAWNARLVQAGVSVSEIEPRLPTLEDLFIELTGGETIE
- a CDS encoding SGNH/GDSL hydrolase family protein, whose protein sequence is MRRSTVALLIAVAALSGVLWLGGLALAVQDQFFSAAKPPTKEQRTPTAETRQHDEKIDIVALGDSLTRGTGDESGKGYVGYMVDELRRQTDQPIRVTNLAVRGLRSDGLLRQLGEPEIQRQVAMADLIVMTIGGNDLFQGGEALRLNMKQLDEAKRRYVANLDRIFAALRRFNSEAVIFAIGLYNPFSDLDDAKRTSAVVRDWNFASAEVAARYPNIVAVPTFDLFALHVNDYLYSDHFHPNEEGYKRIGERVASLITLTEEDKR
- a CDS encoding ABC transporter permease; the protein is MSKLVYNEMLKIVRKKRLWVITAIIAVLVALFTYAQYRETEELRKRIGTADWRTQLQQQIVDLQNRLQSPSMSEEWRKYLQIRLKQQQYYLEHNINPSAPGAPTFMRTFIENAIDLFLPLLVMVVAADLVSSEASAGTIKLLLVRPVKRWRILLGKYIALLLSVSLIMLMTAVLSYTISGLVFGYGGFRLPLLTGFAPQGEDLNTENVHMIPQWKYILIELGLAAFVSVVVGTLTFMLSVLLRSTAAVMGIMLAALISGAILSNMVSSWHSAKYLFIVNLRLTDYIRGAAPPIEGMTLGFSMAVLAVWGLAGLLVAFFVFMRRDVY